Proteins encoded together in one Capricornis sumatraensis isolate serow.1 chromosome 3, serow.2, whole genome shotgun sequence window:
- the LOC138076135 gene encoding olfactory receptor 5M5-like, whose protein sequence is MLKENYTEVTEFILLGLTDRADLQPVLFVVFLVIYLITVIGNVSMILLIRTDSKLQTPMYFFLSHLSFVDLCYATTVTPQMLVHFLCKRKTISFLGCFIQFHFFIALVIADYYMLTVMAYDRYVAICKPLLYGSKMSRGVCLSLVAAPYSYGFANGLAQTILMLRLSFCGPNEINHFYCVDPPLLVLACSDTYVKETAMFVVAGFNLMCSLIIIFISYIFIFRAILHIRCAEGRHKAFSTCGSHLTAVTVFYGTLLCMYLRSPSKTSVEQGKIVAVFYIFMSPMINPLIYSLRNKDVKKAIRRVIQEKFFVK, encoded by the coding sequence ATGTTAAAGGAAAACTATACAGAGGTGACTGAGTTTATCCTCCTGGGACTGACAGATCGAGCTGACTTGCAGCCTGTCCTTTTTGTGGTCTTCCTAGTCATCTACCTGATCACAGTCATCGGCAATGTAAGCATGATTTTGTtaatcagaactgactcaaagctTCAGACTCCaatgtacttcttcctcagccACCTCTCCTTTGTAGATCTCTGTTATGCCACCACTGTCACTCCTCAGATGCTGGTTCATTTCTTATGCAAGAGGAAAACCATTTCCTTCCTTGGCTGCTTTATACAGTTCCACTTTTTCATTGCCTTGGTGATTGCAGATTATTATATGCTCACAGTGATGGCTTATgatcgctatgtggccatctgcaaaccaTTGTTATATGGCAGCAAGATGTCCCGAGGGGTCTGCCTTTCTCTTGTTGCTGCTCCTTATTCTTATGGCTTTGCAAATGGTCTTGCCCAGACCATCCTGATGCTCCGTCTCTCCTTCTGTGGACCCAATGAAATCAACCACTTTTACTGTGTGGACCCACCTCTCCTAGTCCTGGCCTGCTCAGATACTTATGTCAAAGAGACTGCCATGTTTGTAGTTGCTGGTTTCAACCTCATGTGTTCtctcatcatcatcttcatctcCTACATTTTCATCTTTAGAGCCATTCTGCATATCCGCTGTGCAGAAGGGAGGCAcaaggccttctccacctgtgggTCCCACCTGACAGCTGTCACTGTCTTTTATGGGACACTTCTCTGCATGTATCTGAGGTCCCCTTCCAAGACTTCTGTAGAACAGGGCAAAATTGTAGctgttttttacattttcatgagTCCTATGATAAACCCTTTGATCTACAGCCTTCGGAACAAAGATGTTAAAAAAGCAATAAGGAGAGTGATTCAAGAGAAATTTTTTGTCAAATAG
- the LOC138076599 gene encoding olfactory receptor 5M5-like: MLKENYTEVTEFILLGLTDRADLQPVLFVVFLVIYLITVIGNVSMILLIRTDSKLQTPMYFFLSHLSFVDLCYATTVTPQMLVHFLCKRKTISFLGCFIQFHFFIALVIADYYMLTVMAYDRYVAICKPLLYGSKMSRGVCLSLVAAPYSYGFANGLAQTILMLRLSFCGPNEINHFYCVDPPLLVLACSDTNFNETATFVGAGFNLMCSLTNIFISYIFIFRPILHIHSTEGRHKAFSTCGSLLTAVTAFYWTLFCMYLRPPSETTGQNCSCFLISL, from the coding sequence ATGTTAAAGGAAAACTATACAGAGGTGACTGAGTTTATCCTCCTGGGACTGACAGATCGAGCTGACTTGCAGCCTGTCCTTTTTGTGGTCTTCCTAGTCATCTACCTGATCACAGTCATCGGCAATGTAAGCATGATTTTGTtaatcagaactgactcaaagctTCAGACTCCaatgtacttcttcctcagccACCTCTCCTTTGTAGATCTCTGTTATGCCACCACTGTCACTCCTCAGATGCTGGTTCATTTCTTATGCAAGAGGAAAACCATTTCCTTCCTTGGCTGCTTTATACAGTTCCACTTTTTCATTGCCTTGGTGATTGCAGATTATTATATGCTCACAGTGATGGCTTATgatcgctatgtggccatctgcaaaccaTTGTTATATGGCAGCAAGATGTCCCGAGGGGTCTGCCTTTCTCTTGTTGCTGCTCCTTATTCTTATGGCTTTGCAAATGGTCTTGCCCAGACCATCCTGATGCTCCGTCTCTCCTTCTGTGGACCCAATGAAATCAACCACTTTTACTGTGTGGACCCACCTCTCCTAGTCCTGGCCTGCTCAGATACTAATTTCAATGAGACTGCCACATTTGTGGGGGCTGGTTTCAACCTCATGTGTTCTCTCACCAACATTTTCATCTCCTACATTTTCATCTTTAGACCCATTCTGCATATCCACTCTACAGAAGGGAGACACAAGGCCTTCTCTACCTGTGGGTCTCTCCTGACAGCTGTCACTGCCTTTTATTGGACACTGTTCTGCATGTATCTGAGGCCCCCTTCTGAGACAACAGGGCAAAATTGTAgctgttttttaatatctttgtGA